In Actinoplanes sp. NBC_00393, a single genomic region encodes these proteins:
- a CDS encoding copper chaperone PCu(A)C, with amino-acid sequence MRTRFFRGSRRNILTAAVLVGALGTLGLAGCGDSDESATGTGPSPAPTAGTATTLTIKDPWVKASEAGVMTAAFGVLVNDTAADITITAAESPASPMELHEMTMDGGKMVMQPKKGGFVVKANSSHELAPGGDHLMLMKPAQAIEAGAEVSFTLKLADGTSVPFTAVAKPFAGAEESYDPGMSMPMGSSAP; translated from the coding sequence ATGCGAACCAGGTTCTTCCGCGGCTCCCGCCGGAACATTCTCACGGCGGCCGTACTGGTCGGCGCGCTGGGCACTCTCGGCCTTGCCGGTTGTGGTGACAGCGACGAGTCAGCCACTGGAACGGGGCCCAGCCCGGCACCGACGGCCGGCACGGCTACCACGTTGACCATCAAAGACCCGTGGGTGAAGGCGTCCGAAGCGGGTGTGATGACGGCGGCGTTCGGTGTGCTGGTCAACGACACCGCCGCGGACATCACCATCACCGCGGCGGAGTCGCCGGCCTCGCCGATGGAGTTGCACGAGATGACGATGGACGGCGGCAAGATGGTCATGCAGCCGAAGAAGGGCGGCTTCGTCGTCAAGGCCAACAGCAGCCACGAACTGGCTCCCGGCGGTGACCACCTGATGCTGATGAAGCCGGCCCAGGCGATCGAGGCCGGCGCGGAGGTGTCGTTCACGCTCAAGCTCGCCGACGGTACGTCGGTGCCGTTCACCGCGGTCGCCAAGCCGTTCGCCGGCGCGGAGGAGAGCTACGACCCGGGCATGTCGATGCCGATGGGAAGCAGCGCGCCGTGA
- a CDS encoding cytochrome c oxidase assembly protein, whose protein sequence is MALAAAGAAVLALAAALWFGNAVEDTVLPGIPSPGPVTEWLLPVISMLANLCGVLTVGLTTTAAFLLPGDGPSVAAHGWQLLRRVTWAALTWALLSAAAIVLTVSDVLGMPVTELNRQAVVSFALSISQGQALLLQSGSALAVAILSRGGVSRGLAACTALLAMLCLLPPAFTGHAASAGDHQLAVTSLALHVLAASLWVGGLAGLMLVRRHRRFADTAARYSSLALTCFLATAVSGTVNAAVRLGDWPALWTTRYGVLVLLKVLALLAVGLIGAVHRVRTLPALRSGAPRAFLRLAAGELVVLGAAVGLAAGLSRSPTPATAVEPDPLVELLGFDPPGVPTATRMLGDPLPDMFFLTVVVAGVLAYLAGVRRLRRAGHVWPVSRTASWTAGMLLLAAITGLGVARYSAVLFSAHMMQHMVLSMAVPILLVGGAPVTLALRALRRPADPQVRGAREWLLLILHSGFLRFLSHPLVALGIYVTSLYGLYMGGLLGTLMRYHLGHLAMLVHFVLAGYLLFWVLIGTDPGRRRIHPALLTIVHFLAMVAHAFFGFVLLQSTTVIAADWYLAVRPAWAGPLLDDQRLGASLAWAFGELPALVVMLLLVRQWIRSDEREQARLDRAADRAQSTGTEDELDRYNAFLAAAAARDAAAAARDARKSEAAGNFPAPGPDQ, encoded by the coding sequence GTGGCTCTGGCAGCGGCAGGGGCGGCCGTGCTGGCCCTGGCCGCGGCGTTGTGGTTCGGGAACGCGGTGGAGGACACCGTGCTCCCGGGCATCCCGAGCCCGGGCCCGGTGACCGAATGGCTGCTCCCGGTCATCTCGATGCTGGCGAACCTCTGCGGCGTGCTGACCGTCGGCCTCACCACCACCGCGGCGTTCCTGCTGCCCGGGGACGGCCCCAGCGTGGCCGCGCACGGATGGCAGTTGCTGCGCCGGGTGACGTGGGCGGCCCTGACGTGGGCCCTGCTCTCGGCCGCCGCCATCGTGCTGACCGTGTCCGACGTGCTCGGTATGCCGGTGACGGAGCTGAATCGGCAGGCGGTTGTCAGCTTCGCGCTGTCGATCTCGCAGGGACAGGCGCTGCTGCTGCAGAGCGGGTCGGCCCTCGCCGTGGCGATCCTGTCCCGCGGCGGCGTGTCGCGCGGGCTGGCCGCCTGCACCGCGCTGCTGGCGATGCTCTGCCTGCTGCCACCGGCGTTCACCGGGCACGCGGCCAGTGCCGGCGATCACCAGTTGGCGGTGACCAGCCTGGCTCTGCACGTGCTGGCAGCCTCGCTCTGGGTCGGCGGACTGGCGGGCCTGATGCTGGTACGCCGGCACCGCCGCTTCGCCGACACCGCGGCCCGCTACAGCAGTCTGGCGCTGACCTGTTTCCTGGCGACCGCGGTCAGCGGCACTGTCAACGCGGCAGTGCGGCTCGGCGACTGGCCCGCCCTGTGGACCACCCGGTACGGCGTACTGGTGCTGCTCAAGGTTCTCGCCTTGCTCGCCGTCGGCCTGATCGGCGCGGTGCACCGTGTCCGGACCCTGCCCGCCCTGCGTTCCGGCGCGCCGAGGGCCTTCCTCCGCCTGGCCGCGGGTGAGCTGGTCGTTCTCGGCGCGGCCGTGGGTCTGGCGGCCGGGCTGTCGCGCAGCCCCACCCCGGCGACTGCCGTGGAACCGGATCCGCTGGTGGAACTGCTCGGATTCGACCCGCCCGGCGTGCCCACCGCGACGCGGATGCTCGGTGATCCGCTGCCGGACATGTTCTTCCTGACCGTGGTCGTCGCCGGTGTCCTGGCGTACCTGGCCGGGGTGCGCCGGCTGCGCCGCGCCGGGCACGTCTGGCCGGTGAGCCGCACGGCATCCTGGACGGCCGGGATGCTGCTGCTGGCCGCCATCACCGGCCTCGGCGTCGCCCGGTACTCGGCGGTGCTGTTCAGCGCGCACATGATGCAGCACATGGTGCTGTCGATGGCGGTGCCGATCCTGCTGGTCGGTGGGGCGCCCGTCACTCTCGCCCTGCGGGCCCTGCGGCGCCCCGCGGACCCGCAGGTTCGCGGGGCCCGCGAATGGCTGCTGCTGATTCTGCACAGCGGATTTCTGCGTTTCCTCAGTCACCCCTTGGTGGCGCTCGGCATCTACGTGACAAGCCTGTACGGGCTCTACATGGGAGGCCTGCTCGGCACCCTGATGCGTTACCACCTCGGGCACCTGGCGATGCTGGTCCACTTCGTGCTCGCCGGCTATCTGTTGTTCTGGGTGCTGATCGGCACCGATCCGGGACGCCGCCGCATCCATCCGGCGCTGCTGACCATCGTTCACTTCCTGGCGATGGTGGCGCACGCCTTCTTCGGTTTCGTCCTGCTGCAGTCCACGACGGTCATCGCCGCCGATTGGTACCTCGCGGTGCGTCCCGCCTGGGCCGGTCCGCTGCTCGACGACCAGCGCCTGGGCGCGAGCCTCGCCTGGGCGTTCGGCGAGCTGCCCGCTCTCGTGGTGATGCTGCTGCTGGTACGGCAGTGGATTCGTTCCGACGAGCGGGAACAGGCCCGCCTGGACCGGGCCGCGGACCGGGCGCAGAGCACCGGGACCGAGGACGAGCTCGACCGGTACAACGCCTTCCTCGCGGCTGCAGCGGCACGCGACGCGGCTGCGGCGGCACGCGACGCGAGAAAGTCCGAGGCCGCCGGGAACTTCCCGGCCCCGGGACCGGACCAATGA
- a CDS encoding sigma-70 family RNA polymerase sigma factor, with protein sequence MAEQDLTALAFAAGRGDREAAADLIRATQFEVNRFLRSLASGTDVDDLTQETYLRALGALPSFAGRSSVRTWLFAIARRVAADHVRHLTRRPRLAAVTDWVSSADSADPHSHPRFEEQHALTDLLAALSDERREAFVATQVLGLSYSEAAEVCDCPVGTIRSRVARAREDLVAALAGRQGQDQQTA encoded by the coding sequence ATGGCCGAGCAAGATCTGACCGCGCTGGCGTTCGCCGCCGGGCGCGGTGACCGGGAAGCGGCCGCCGACCTGATCCGGGCGACCCAGTTCGAGGTGAACCGCTTCCTGCGGTCGCTGGCGAGCGGCACGGACGTGGACGATCTGACCCAGGAGACGTACCTGCGGGCGCTGGGCGCGCTGCCGTCCTTCGCCGGCCGCTCGTCGGTACGCACCTGGCTGTTCGCAATCGCGCGGCGGGTCGCCGCCGACCACGTCCGCCATCTCACCCGGCGCCCGCGGCTCGCCGCCGTGACCGACTGGGTTTCCAGCGCGGACAGCGCCGACCCGCACAGTCACCCGCGGTTCGAGGAGCAGCACGCTCTCACCGACCTGCTCGCCGCCCTGTCCGACGAGCGGCGCGAGGCGTTCGTCGCCACGCAGGTGCTCGGCCTGTCCTACAGCGAGGCGGCCGAGGTCTGCGACTGCCCGGTCGGCACCATCCGCTCGCGTGTGGCCCGGGCCCGTGAAGACCTCGTCGCCGCTCTGGCCGGCCGGCAAGGGCAGGACCAGCAGACGGCCTGA
- a CDS encoding YcnI family copper-binding membrane protein: MNSVSRRTVQLGAAGLVATGLLLMTAAPAAAHVTVSPTVTAAGAYTVLTVSVPHGCDGAGTTKVAIKVPEEIVAVTPTVNTNWTVEKVMADLNPPVKDSHGNEVTQRVSEVVYTAKAPLPDGMRDKFELSLKLPDTPGKTLVFPAVQTCEKGETAWVQVPAAGQNADELEHPAPGFKVTEAEKEGAEAAPAVQQVAATSDTGNEGDGGTSVVSWIALAAGILGLVLGGLALLRSRRPAA; this comes from the coding sequence ATGAACAGTGTTTCGCGCCGTACGGTCCAGCTCGGGGCGGCCGGTCTGGTCGCCACCGGCCTGCTGCTGATGACCGCTGCGCCCGCCGCGGCGCACGTCACCGTCTCCCCCACGGTGACCGCGGCCGGCGCCTACACCGTCCTGACGGTGTCGGTGCCGCACGGTTGCGACGGCGCGGGCACCACCAAGGTGGCCATCAAGGTGCCGGAGGAGATCGTCGCGGTGACGCCGACGGTGAACACCAACTGGACGGTCGAGAAGGTCATGGCGGATCTGAACCCGCCGGTCAAGGACAGCCACGGCAACGAGGTCACCCAGCGGGTGTCCGAGGTGGTCTACACCGCGAAGGCGCCGCTGCCCGACGGCATGCGCGACAAGTTCGAGCTGTCGCTGAAGCTGCCGGACACCCCGGGCAAGACGCTGGTCTTCCCGGCCGTGCAGACGTGTGAGAAGGGCGAGACCGCCTGGGTGCAGGTGCCCGCCGCCGGGCAGAACGCCGACGAGCTCGAGCACCCGGCGCCCGGTTTCAAGGTCACCGAGGCGGAGAAGGAGGGCGCCGAGGCCGCCCCGGCCGTGCAGCAGGTGGCCGCCACCAGCGACACCGGCAACGAAGGCGACGGCGGCACCAGCGTGGTGAGCTGGATCGCGCTGGCGGCGGGCATCCTCGGTCTGGTGCTCGGCGGCTTGGCGCTGCTGCGTTCCCGCCGTCCCGCCGCCTGA
- a CDS encoding copper resistance CopC/CopD family protein: MTALLLPVRPTRLAGLAGALLCGIVLALGPATPARAHAALVGTDPADGAVLPDAPAEVTLTFNEPVQLRPNGVRLLDADGVEQPAEARTVDTRVVLTLPPGLGDGSYVVAWRVISADSHPIAGGLTFAIGAASTGTGTVGATAVTEPSAGLRLARQAGEALGYLGVLGAAGLAAFASLLLAGGTGRARRRIYRVLRWTVPSTIAVLVLSLPVVVAWQDGADLGALIDAATWRTALTTDTALAALLAAAGLIVALVAARATRSDSPPGFVPVVGLAGTALAVGSLALTGHTRTFGPSWLVLSADLLHVANAALWLGGLAGLTVLLLPSSQATTEGAGRTVTAFSRLAAWLVAALGLTGVLLGWRIIGSWSALFGTAYGVALLVKVGIVAVIVGIAGWNRYRLLPRLAATDGAGPAWPALRHTVRAEAGLLVAVLATTGVLVTQSPVEDSTPSVPADRPASVELAAPLGTHQAAVVLTPGAVGINSLELSIVDGDRQPVDPLDPPQLRFTLPDRGIGPLERPASRTGPGRYEAVAEFPLPGRWIIEVNVRTSKYENPIAQIPVEIR; encoded by the coding sequence GTGACGGCTCTGTTGCTCCCGGTCCGGCCCACCCGGCTGGCGGGCCTGGCCGGCGCCCTGCTCTGCGGCATCGTGCTCGCGCTCGGGCCGGCCACCCCGGCCCGGGCACACGCGGCGCTGGTCGGCACCGACCCGGCCGACGGGGCGGTGCTGCCCGATGCCCCGGCCGAGGTCACGCTGACCTTCAACGAACCGGTCCAGCTGCGGCCGAACGGGGTACGGCTGCTCGACGCCGACGGTGTCGAGCAGCCGGCCGAGGCGCGGACGGTTGACACCCGGGTGGTCCTCACCCTGCCACCGGGGCTGGGTGACGGCAGTTATGTGGTGGCCTGGCGGGTGATCTCGGCCGACAGCCATCCGATCGCCGGCGGGCTCACCTTCGCGATCGGCGCTGCGAGCACCGGCACCGGCACCGTCGGGGCCACCGCGGTCACCGAACCGAGCGCCGGGTTACGTCTGGCCCGTCAAGCCGGTGAGGCCCTCGGCTACCTCGGTGTGCTCGGCGCAGCGGGTCTGGCCGCCTTCGCGTCGCTGCTGCTGGCCGGCGGGACCGGCCGGGCGCGGCGCCGCATCTACCGGGTGCTGCGCTGGACGGTGCCGTCGACGATCGCCGTACTGGTGTTGTCGTTGCCCGTCGTCGTCGCCTGGCAGGACGGCGCCGACCTGGGTGCGCTGATCGATGCGGCGACCTGGCGGACCGCCCTGACGACCGACACCGCGCTCGCCGCGCTGCTCGCCGCCGCCGGGCTGATCGTGGCGTTGGTCGCCGCCCGTGCCACGAGGTCAGACAGTCCACCCGGCTTCGTCCCGGTCGTGGGTCTTGCGGGCACCGCGCTCGCGGTGGGCTCGTTGGCGCTGACCGGGCACACCCGTACGTTCGGCCCGTCCTGGCTGGTGCTCTCCGCCGACCTGCTGCACGTGGCCAACGCCGCGCTGTGGCTGGGTGGGCTGGCCGGCCTGACGGTGCTGCTGCTCCCGTCCTCGCAGGCCACCACCGAGGGCGCCGGGCGTACGGTGACCGCGTTCTCCCGTCTCGCCGCCTGGCTGGTCGCCGCGCTCGGCCTGACCGGTGTGCTGCTCGGCTGGCGCATCATCGGCTCCTGGTCAGCCCTGTTCGGTACGGCCTACGGCGTCGCGCTGCTGGTCAAAGTCGGCATCGTCGCGGTGATCGTCGGCATCGCCGGGTGGAACCGTTACCGCCTGCTGCCCCGCCTCGCCGCGACAGACGGCGCCGGCCCGGCGTGGCCCGCCCTGCGGCACACCGTCCGCGCCGAGGCGGGGCTGCTCGTCGCCGTCCTGGCCACCACCGGCGTCCTGGTCACGCAGAGTCCGGTCGAGGACAGCACGCCGTCGGTACCCGCCGACCGACCGGCGAGCGTCGAACTCGCCGCGCCGCTCGGCACCCACCAGGCAGCCGTCGTCCTCACCCCCGGCGCGGTCGGCATCAACTCGCTGGAACTGAGCATCGTCGACGGCGACCGGCAACCGGTCGATCCGCTGGACCCGCCGCAACTGCGGTTCACCCTGCCCGACCGCGGCATCGGCCCATTGGAACGGCCCGCCTCGCGCACCGGACCCGGCCGTTACGAGGCCGTCGCCGAATTTCCCCTGCCCGGCCGATGGATCATCGAGGTGAACGTGCGGACGTCGAAGTACGAGAACCCGATCGCGCAGATCCCGGTGGAGATCCGATGA
- a CDS encoding DUF1775 domain-containing protein — MRRPALGLLAVAMSAALLLLTGSPAAAHVLLAEAQPNGDGSTALTFTFDHGCGESPTTELIVTLPPGAAEPSATRQPDGWRAVVAPDRVTWTGPALNAGAEAAFTLTTRLTGSVGQTLRFPTLQHCANGEAYRWIDTESDAEHPAPSLIATRAVLASAAASPQAAAGTAPSTGGGTSLPQALGALAVFVVAVSAVAAALGRRARHPASPPVDQPAAPS; from the coding sequence ATGAGGCGCCCGGCCCTTGGCCTGCTCGCGGTGGCGATGTCCGCGGCGCTGCTGTTGCTCACCGGCTCCCCCGCCGCCGCGCACGTCCTGCTCGCCGAGGCCCAGCCCAACGGTGACGGCAGCACCGCGCTGACCTTCACCTTCGATCACGGCTGCGGCGAGTCACCCACCACCGAACTGATCGTCACGCTGCCGCCCGGCGCGGCCGAGCCCAGCGCAACCCGTCAGCCGGACGGGTGGCGGGCCGTCGTCGCCCCTGACCGGGTGACCTGGACCGGACCCGCCCTGAACGCCGGCGCCGAGGCGGCGTTCACGCTGACGACCCGCCTGACCGGCAGCGTCGGCCAGACCCTGCGTTTCCCGACCCTGCAGCACTGCGCCAACGGCGAAGCCTATCGGTGGATCGACACCGAGTCCGACGCCGAGCATCCGGCGCCGAGTCTGATCGCCACCCGGGCCGTCCTGGCGTCGGCGGCAGCCTCCCCGCAGGCCGCCGCGGGCACGGCACCGAGCACCGGTGGTGGCACCAGTCTGCCGCAGGCACTCGGCGCGCTCGCCGTGTTCGTCGTTGCGGTGAGCGCCGTCGCCGCTGCCCTGGGCCGCCGTGCCAGACACCCGGCATCACCGCCCGTGGACCAGCCCGCCGCCCCCAGCTGA
- a CDS encoding VOC family protein: MTDTARPPFHLAIPVHDIGAARRFYGEVLGFGQGRSAERWTDWNVDGHQVVTHQVDNHVNAVAGTNPVDGHDVPVPHFGLVLSVERFQQLAQRLTDAGTDFVIEPYVRFEGQPGEQWTMFFLDPSGNALEFKAFRDLEQLFAV; this comes from the coding sequence ATGACTGACACCGCGCGTCCACCCTTCCACCTGGCCATCCCGGTGCATGACATCGGCGCGGCCCGCCGCTTCTACGGCGAGGTCCTGGGTTTCGGCCAGGGCCGTTCGGCCGAACGCTGGACCGACTGGAACGTCGACGGGCATCAGGTGGTCACGCATCAGGTCGACAACCACGTCAATGCGGTGGCCGGCACCAATCCGGTGGACGGGCACGACGTGCCGGTCCCTCATTTCGGTCTGGTGCTCAGCGTCGAGCGGTTCCAGCAGCTCGCGCAGCGGCTCACCGACGCCGGCACCGACTTCGTGATCGAGCCGTACGTGCGCTTCGAGGGCCAGCCCGGCGAGCAGTGGACGATGTTCTTCCTCGACCCGTCGGGCAACGCGCTGGAGTTCAAGGCGTTCCGCGACCTCGAGCAGTTGTTCGCGGTCTGA
- a CDS encoding S8 family peptidase, with translation MSSKRSARIALAVAMSAALAATGAGVARGAPTSDSSLYIVQLAAPPVAGYTGGVSGIPATRPDAGEKIDLASSAAKAYRAHLKSERQRTQRLAGVSAGETLYEYDVAFSGYAARMSATEADVLRRSPGVLAVSKNTVHKADTISTPEMLGLTGRSGVWQRQFGGASKAGLGVIVGVIDTGIWPENPAFAALPGPRPDQRIIDAKWRGTCQTGEESDPARNITCNNKLIGARYFTEGSLDETNPNEFRSPRDFNGHGSHTAGTAVGNHDVDAVIDGRVAGDASGMAPAARLAVYKALWDQGGGGSGTTVDLVAAINAAVADGVDVINYSISGSTSSFVDPVELAFLNAANAGVFVAASAGNSGPAAGTVAHNSPWVTTVAASTHDRGYEKSVTLGNGTSYEGFGQGAAVPSSPLIDSVQAGVAGAPAAEVQLCYSNGRLDPAKVTGKIVLCLRGGNSRTDKSLAVKQAGGVGMVLYNNPDNSVNADYHFVPTVHVNSAAGLAIKAYAATAGATAALSASTEVKLRAPEMAAFSSRGSAIAGNGDLLKPDITAPGVDVVAPVAPPGNNGRLWDAYSGTSMSSPHIAGLAALMVSENPNWSPIWIKSAMMTTAGQTDNTGGLIQRNGTAATPLDYGSGHVRPGPAYRPGLVYDSAYPDWIRFACGSGATGTACDQYGKIDPTDLNYPSIAVGDLAGKQTTTRTVKNVSKLPGIYEAKIQAPAGTTVTVSPKRFVILPGKSASFKVTVTRTDAAIGQWTFGALTWVNRADPKKLVSSDVRSPIAIRPVAIAAPVEVAGTGVSGSAPLSVTPGYTGTLTATPAGLVPSTVDRLHLVGSEPDFDTGAPAAGPAVGKVTVTVPAGTRLARAATFDADHPAGTDLDLFAYRAGTNTLVASSAGSTAEERVTLPAGSFDVYVVQFATPPGVSELDVSHHSWIVGDTAQGNLTATPASQAVTRGEPVTVTAAWTGLTAGSRYLGVVGYGDGTARIGQTVVSVVG, from the coding sequence GTGTCATCGAAACGATCCGCCCGGATCGCCTTGGCCGTCGCGATGTCGGCCGCTCTGGCGGCCACGGGCGCCGGCGTAGCGCGAGGGGCGCCGACCTCGGATTCGAGTCTTTACATCGTGCAACTGGCGGCGCCACCCGTCGCCGGCTATACCGGTGGGGTCTCGGGCATTCCCGCGACCAGGCCGGATGCCGGCGAGAAGATCGACCTGGCCAGCAGCGCCGCGAAGGCGTACCGGGCTCATCTGAAGTCCGAGCGTCAGCGGACGCAGCGGCTCGCCGGGGTGTCGGCGGGCGAGACCCTCTACGAGTACGACGTCGCGTTCAGCGGGTATGCGGCCCGCATGTCCGCCACCGAGGCCGACGTGCTGCGGCGCAGCCCCGGCGTGCTGGCGGTGTCGAAGAACACCGTCCACAAGGCCGACACGATCTCCACCCCGGAGATGCTCGGGCTGACCGGGCGCAGCGGGGTGTGGCAGCGCCAGTTCGGTGGCGCCTCGAAGGCCGGTCTGGGTGTGATCGTCGGCGTGATCGACACCGGCATCTGGCCGGAGAACCCGGCGTTCGCCGCCCTGCCGGGCCCGCGCCCGGATCAGCGGATCATCGACGCGAAGTGGCGCGGCACCTGCCAGACCGGCGAGGAGAGCGACCCGGCCCGCAACATCACGTGCAACAACAAGCTGATCGGCGCCCGCTACTTCACCGAGGGTTCGCTCGACGAGACGAACCCCAACGAGTTCCGGTCGCCGCGTGACTTCAACGGCCACGGCTCGCACACCGCGGGTACGGCTGTCGGTAACCATGACGTCGACGCGGTCATCGACGGCCGTGTGGCCGGTGACGCGTCGGGCATGGCGCCGGCCGCCCGGCTCGCCGTCTACAAGGCGCTGTGGGATCAGGGCGGTGGCGGCAGCGGCACGACCGTCGACCTGGTCGCGGCGATCAACGCGGCGGTGGCCGACGGCGTCGACGTGATCAACTACTCGATCTCCGGTTCCACGTCGTCGTTCGTCGACCCGGTCGAGCTGGCCTTCCTGAACGCCGCCAACGCGGGTGTGTTCGTCGCCGCGTCCGCCGGTAACAGCGGGCCGGCCGCGGGCACGGTCGCGCACAACTCGCCGTGGGTCACCACGGTGGCGGCCAGCACCCATGACCGCGGCTACGAGAAGTCGGTGACGCTGGGCAACGGCACCTCGTACGAGGGCTTCGGTCAGGGTGCCGCTGTTCCGTCGTCGCCGCTGATCGACTCGGTGCAGGCCGGTGTCGCCGGGGCGCCGGCTGCCGAGGTGCAACTGTGCTACTCGAACGGGCGACTCGACCCGGCCAAGGTGACCGGCAAGATCGTGCTGTGCCTGCGGGGCGGCAACTCGCGGACGGACAAGAGCCTGGCGGTCAAGCAGGCCGGGGGCGTCGGGATGGTCCTCTACAACAACCCCGACAACTCGGTCAACGCCGACTACCACTTCGTGCCGACCGTGCACGTCAACAGCGCTGCGGGTCTGGCGATCAAGGCGTACGCGGCCACCGCGGGCGCCACCGCTGCCCTGTCGGCGAGCACCGAGGTCAAGCTGCGGGCGCCGGAGATGGCCGCCTTCTCGTCGCGCGGGTCGGCGATCGCCGGCAACGGTGACCTGCTCAAGCCCGACATCACCGCGCCGGGTGTCGACGTGGTGGCGCCGGTCGCGCCGCCCGGCAACAACGGCCGGCTCTGGGACGCGTACTCGGGCACCTCGATGTCGAGCCCGCACATCGCCGGCCTGGCCGCGCTGATGGTCAGCGAGAACCCGAACTGGTCGCCGATCTGGATCAAGTCGGCGATGATGACCACCGCCGGTCAGACCGACAACACCGGCGGGCTGATCCAGCGCAACGGCACGGCGGCGACGCCGCTGGACTACGGCTCGGGGCATGTGCGCCCCGGTCCCGCCTACCGGCCGGGCCTGGTCTACGACTCGGCCTACCCCGACTGGATCCGGTTCGCGTGCGGCAGCGGCGCCACCGGGACGGCCTGCGACCAGTACGGCAAGATCGACCCGACGGACCTGAACTACCCGTCGATCGCGGTCGGTGACCTGGCTGGTAAGCAGACCACCACCCGCACGGTGAAGAACGTCAGCAAGCTGCCCGGCATCTACGAGGCGAAGATCCAGGCGCCGGCCGGTACGACGGTGACGGTCTCGCCGAAGCGGTTCGTGATCCTGCCCGGCAAGTCGGCGTCGTTCAAGGTGACGGTCACCCGCACCGACGCGGCGATCGGCCAGTGGACCTTCGGTGCGCTCACCTGGGTCAACCGGGCCGACCCGAAGAAGCTCGTCTCGTCGGACGTGCGCAGCCCGATCGCGATCCGGCCGGTGGCCATCGCTGCTCCGGTCGAGGTGGCCGGGACCGGTGTCAGCGGCTCGGCGCCGCTGAGCGTCACCCCGGGTTACACCGGCACGCTGACCGCCACCCCGGCCGGGCTGGTCCCGTCCACCGTGGACCGGCTGCATCTGGTCGGTTCGGAGCCCGACTTCGACACCGGTGCTCCGGCCGCCGGCCCGGCCGTCGGCAAGGTCACGGTGACCGTGCCGGCCGGCACCCGGCTGGCCCGGGCGGCGACGTTCGACGCCGACCACCCGGCGGGCACCGACCTCGACCTGTTCGCCTACCGGGCCGGCACCAACACCCTGGTGGCGTCGAGTGCGGGGTCGACGGCCGAGGAGCGGGTCACGTTGCCGGCCGGCTCGTTCGACGTTTATGTGGTCCAGTTCGCCACCCCGCCCGGGGTCAGCGAGCTGGACGTCAGCCACCACTCGTGGATCGTCGGTGACACCGCGCAGGGCAACCTGACGGCCACCCCGGCCTCGCAGGCGGTCACCCGCGGCGAGCCGGTCACGGTGACGGCGGCGTGGACCGGCCTGACCGCGGGCAGCCGCTACCTGGGTGTGGTCGGCTACGGCGACGGCACCGCCCGGATCGGCCAGACGGTCGTGTCCGTGGTCGGCTGA